Proteins from one Solenopsis invicta isolate M01_SB chromosome 11, UNIL_Sinv_3.0, whole genome shotgun sequence genomic window:
- the LOC120358915 gene encoding uncharacterized protein LOC120358915 — MVRICFLCQKKAAKDGNFAMHKFPKEVSIRAQWLHACKLSDKDNVIHVHICSDHFVPSDYKNSIGLCSRKWLLKPGAVPSVNVPNPPAAELQFQSTSEIIMDETQSVPSIDVPPDFTSVSNVGELEFSTSKNVMDETRKFKTKLFFLRVLNTERSCYSFS; from the exons atggtgcgaatttgttttttgtgtCAGAAAAAGGCAGCAAAGGATGGAAATTTTGCAATGCACAA atttCCAAAAGAGGTGAGCATTCGGGCACAGTGGTTACATGCCTGCAAATTATCTGACAAGGACAATGTGATACATGTACACATTTGCTCCGATCACTTTGTACCAAGTGATTATAAAAATAGCATAGGACTGTGTAGCAGAAAGTGGTTATTGAAACCAGGAGCAGTGCCTTCAGTTAATGTGCCAAATCCTCCAGCTGCCGAATTGCAGTTCCAGTCAACATCTGAGATTATAATGGACGAGACAC aatCAGTGCCTTCTATTGATGTTCCTCCAGATTTCACATCAGTTTCAAATGTAGGAGAACTGGAATTTTCAACATCCAAGAATGTGATGGATGAGAcacgtaaatttaaaactaaactatttttcttGAGGGTACTAAATACTGAAAGGAGTTGTTATAGCTTTAGTTGA
- the LOC120359015 gene encoding uncharacterized protein LOC120359015, whose product MVFWNIAGIWRQDEEFWKFIGRMDYICLIETWVEEKGWEKIRKKLPGTHRWGCSFAIREKKKGRARGGFIIGVSKDWGEEQLKINSEEMEGLIVTKVKNSDDKLKFIIIGIYATRNWLDLRNKIESITEENKEEYIIIGGDFNARIGEEGGNDEEGWGVTRRSKDKVVNNRGRDFLDLVGEIGGNIINGTTKGDKLGEYTYVGERGSSVIDYVVVSENCRDIVNDLVIVGRPDSDHMPLVLEMKNNIGRKKKKDMKKEEEGEIYRWREEDIVEYKERTEEKEEEEEVITEESIEDKWKVLKELVLKSMVKVKTKGGARKKLGFKEWWNRSCTRRKRLVHRVYDNWRKGKLSRERYIEERRKFREHLEERKRLWKEKEEEELSDLKNEAQVWKVINRKRGRGNWVDNEISKVEWTNHFTKLIGGENEESETEQEDRRGVERRQPGDQVTRDMDDLSEAEIIEALRRLKKGKAAGIDRIPMEAWKFGGSRVKKRLVNLLKEIWQKKEIPEDWKMSVIVTLHKKGDTEKVENYRGIACYARLIRYMQKF is encoded by the coding sequence ATGGTATTTTGGAATATAGCAGGAATATGGAGACAAGATGaggaattttggaaatttatagGGAGGATGGactatatatgtttaatagagACATGGGTAGAAGAGAAAGGttgggaaaaaattagaaagaaattacCAGGGACTCACAGGTGGGGATGCAGTTTCGCGATCagggaaaagaaaaaaggtAGGGCAAGGGGTGGCTTTATTATCGGTGTAAGTAAAGATTGGGGTGAAGAACAGCTAAAGATAAATAGTGAAGAGATGGAGGGGTTGATAGTTACAAAGGTTAAAAATAgtgatgataaattaaaatttataataattggaaTATATGCAACTAGGAATTGGTTGgatttgagaaataaaattgaaagtattACAGAGGAAAATAAGGAAGAGTATATAATAATAGGAGGAGATTTTAACGCTAGAATAGGTGAAGAAGGAGGAAATGATGAAGAAGGTTGGGGGGTGACACGTAGGAGTAAAGATAAAGTAGTAAACAACAGAGGGAGAGATTTCTTAGACTTAGTAGGTGAAATTGGAGGAAATATCATAAATGGGACAACAAAGGGAGATAAATTAGGAGAATACACATACGTAGGGGAAAGGGGAAGCTCAGTTATAGATTATGTAGTAGTAAGTGAAAACTGTAGAGATATTGTAAACGATCTCGTGATCGTAGGCCGACCGGACTCAGATCACATGCCCCTGGTCTTGGAAATGAAGAACAATataggaagaaagaaaaagaaggatatgaagaaagaagaggaaggaGAAATATATAGATGGAGAGAAGAGGATATAGTGGAATATAAAGAAAGGAcggaggaaaaagaggaggaagaggaggtaATAACAGAGGAATCTATAGAGGATAAATGGAAGGTCTTAAAGGAATTAGTACTTAAGTCAAtggtaaaagtaaaaacaaaaggAGGAGCGAGAAAGAAACTAGGCTTCAAAGAATGGTGGAACAGGAGTTGCACAAGAAGAAAAAGGTTGGTCCACAGAGTTTATGATAATTGGAGGAAAGGAAAATTAAGCAGAGAAAGATACAtagaagagagaagaaaattcAGGGAACATttagaagaaaggaagagactatggaaagagaaggaagaggaggagttGAGTGATCTAAAGAACGAGGCACAAGTATGGAAAGTAATAAACAGAAAAAGAGGTAGAGGAAACTGGGTCGATAATGAGATCAGCAAGGTGGAGTGGACCAATCACTTTACCAAGCTGATAGGAGGTGAGAACGAAGAATCAGAGACTGAACAGGAAGATAGAAGAGGTGTAGAAAGAAGACAACCAGGGGATCAAGTAACAAGAGATATGGACGACCTGAGTGAAGCGGAAATAATAGAGGCTTTAAGGAGACTGAAGAAAGGCAAAGCAGCAGGAATTGACAGAATACCGATGGAAGCCTGGAAATTCGGTGGTTCTAGAGTCAAGAAAAGATTGGTAAATCTGTTGAAGGAAATTTGGCAAAAGAAGGAAATACCGGAGGACTGGAAGATGAGTGTCATTGTCACGCTGCATAAGAAAGGAGACACGGAGAAGGTAGAGAACTATAGAGGAATAGCTTGTTATGCTCGGCTTATAAGGTATATGcagaaattttaa
- the LOC105200590 gene encoding Golgi apparatus protein 1 — translation MEHTRQVLSAIFILSVLHCTVSTYFGDVFAQQADEPSKIGWLFSDSSVRTKRIQRAISEHKRESEDDGSPKIINGQCRDKLNRLCGDIDGNNDELMLLECIQTFKPTEISGINQKCQEAIWSYIQNITNNQNIERLARKACGAQLDSLHCSNPTDKIHGAYLSCLIDKREMVRDSDCITYIQRLESIAFSDFRILTPFKTDCAKDIKQFKCDSLQPYRDISQGQILACLQEHIEQLQHECRRHILYVSEIQAENIKLDRQLYMACTHDHIKFCPNIRPGSGQVYKCLMKFKTDRSMTAQCQEQLTRREKLIASDYKISKGLVKACKEDIRNNHCRRSVSEDKEIKLAQILLCLESAMKNGSKIDGNCQAEMFDHRKLLMEDYRLSPEIVHKCANDITTFCNSLEVGGATIHCLMEHTRTRKRKSRVAPECQRALEELIIEADAGEDWRIDPVLREQCQPVVNLACRDVHGGDARVISCLMEQLGTERMTEACETALVQIQYFIARDFKLDPQLYRACKFDAVRLCHARNAWAGNGKQMDPETGPLVLPCLYRHVYQKNMTLRADCLEEIRRVMRQRAMNVDLQPEIEEVCFYELASFCYDKTAKGEEILCLQDNLENLKEKCKFAVGNFTEEQAERVELNPIISSACQHIMERHCEEVLKYGKDEGDMMECLIEHKNELDARTDYKCKAAVEHFQLISLKNYHFTYKFKEACRPYVKRWCPKSKTKADVIECLSSIVQEDIMKDSQHRVMKDCRQQLRAQLYQQRENIHFDPILQSTCTADIKQFCFNVEPGNSQVLECLASHKSKLSDMCHKQLFKVRKQEFQDSSSDVPLLSICRAMIKQYCHDVSKSQTLDCLKRYKDELTFDDKCKNIVVRRMIEQNTDYRFNTALQNACGSDIDKHCKEVLIHERTDKELEGKVIRCLKIRFRESKLTTKCEHQMANILREAALNYHLNPLLATMCAHEIETICRSDESEPGAVEECLKSKFNAGNREMREECRLEVADLIEQTKADINVDPLLQKACAVDISKYCSAVPQGAGRHIMCLQNALQDSNKSLQPDCYKMLTTRMEMFKNAAKLIAPNTFEELYSTVNRSPARRYFLIVGFTMIGLIFIFGMFCGRVTRRTMIMKNK, via the exons ATGGAACACACAAGGCAAGTACTATCAGCGATATTCATCCTGTCGGTGTTGCATTGCACAGTGTCAACGTATTTCGGAGATGTGTTCGCGCAGCAGGCCGACGAGCCCTCCAAAATCGGTTGGCTCTTCTCCGACAGTTCTGTTCGAACCAAAAGAATTCAGAGAGCTATATCTGAACATAAGAGAGAATCTGAAGACGATGGTTCACCGAAGATCATCAACGGACAGTGCCGCGATAAATTGAATCGCCTTTGCGGTGATATAGATGGGAACAACGACGAGCTTATGCTGCTCGAATGTATTCAGACTTTCAAG CCTACCGAAATATCTGGGATCAATCAGAAGTGTCAGGAGGCAATTTGGTCTTACATCCAGAACATTACAAATAATCAAAACATAGAGAGGCTAGCCAGAAAAGCATGCGGTGCACAATTAGATAGTCTACATTGCTCCAATCCGACAGATAAAATCCATGGGGCTTATTTGTCTTGCTTGATCGATAAGCGAGAGATGGTCAGAGATTCCGACTGCATCACTTACATTCAGAGATTAGAATCGATTGCTTTCAGTGACTTCAGAATTTTGACTCCCTTCAAGACAGATTGTGCAAAAGATATTAAACAGTTCAAATGTGACAGTTTACAGCCATACAGAGATATATCGCAAGGTCAGATATTAGCCTGCCTGCAAGAACATATTGAGCAGCTGCAGCATGAGTGTAGGAGGCATATTCTTTATGTATCTGAAATTCAagctgaaaatattaaattggatcGTCAGCTCTACATGGCATGTACTCACGATCACATTAAGTTCTGTCCTAACATTCGACCAGGCAGTGGTCAAGTCTACAAATGTTTAATGAAATTCAAAACTGATAG ATCCATGACTGCACAATGTCAGGAACAGTTAACAAGGCGAGAAAAGCTTATAGCTTCTGACTATAAAATCAGCAAGGGTCTAGTTAAAGCATGTAAGGAGGATATTAGAAATAATCATTGCAGGCGATCCGTGTCTGAAGACAAAGAAATCAAGTTAGCACAAATCTTGCTCTGTCTGGAGTCGGCCATGAAAAACGGCAGCAAAATTGATGGAAATTGTCAAGCGGAAATGTTTGATCACAGGAAACTGCTGATGGAAGATTACAGACTATCACCAGAGATTGTGCACAAATGTGCTAATGATATTACAACTTTTTGCAATAGTCTCGAAGTCGGCGGTGCTACAATACACTGTTTGATGGAGCATACAAGAACAAGGAAAAGGAAATCAAGAGTTGCGCCTGAATGCCAAAGAGCG ttgGAAGAGTTAATTATAGAAGCTGATGCTGGCGAAGATTGGAGAATTGATCCAGTTCTAAGAGAACAATGTCAACCTGTAGTCAATTTAGCTTGTAGAGAC GTGCACGGCGGAGATGCCAGAGTGATATCTTGTTTAATGGAGCAATTAGGAACGGAGAGAATGACCGAGGCTTGTGAGACGGCTTTAGTGCAAATACAGTACTTTATCGCTAGAGATTTCAAACTCGATCCACAATTGTACAGAGCGTGCAAGTTCGACGCCGTGCGGTTATGTCATGCAAGAAATGCATGGGCTGGTAACGGCAAACAAATGGATCCTGAGACTGGACCTTTAGTACTGCCGTGCTTGTATCGGCATGTGTATCAGAAAAATATGACG TTGAGAGCAGATTGCTTGGAAGAGATTAGAAGAGTCATGAGACAGCGTGCTATGAATGTCGACTTGCAACCCGAGATAGAAGAAGTGTGCTTTTATGAACTGGCGTCATTTTGTTATGACAAAACTGCAAAAGGAGAAGAGATTCTATGTTTGCAGGATAATTTAGAGAA tttgaaagaaaaatgcaaGTTTGCAGTTGGAAATTTTACTGAGGAACAGGCTGAGCGTGTTGAGTTGAATCCCATAATTTCTTCCGCGTGTCAACATATTATGGAACGTCACTGCGAG GAGGTATTAAAATATGGAAAAGATGAAGGAGACATGATGGAATGTCTTATCGAGCATAAAAACGAATTGGATGCACGTACCGATTACAAATGTAAAGCAGCTGTGGAACATTTCCAACTGATATCTTTAAAGAACTATcattttacatacaaatttaaGGAGGCATGCAGACCTTACGTTAAGAGATGGTGTCCTAA ATCGAAGACGAAAGCCGATGTGATAGAATGCTTAAGTTCAATTGTGCAGGAAGATATAATGAAGGACTCTCAACATCGTGTAATGAAAGATTGCAGACAACAACTGCGAGCGCAACTTTATCAGCAACGAGAGAACATTCACTTTGATCCTATTTTACAATCGACCTGTACAGCAGACAtcaaacaattttgttttaatgtgGAACCAGGCAATTCACAG GTATTAGAATGTCTGGCATCACACAAGTCTAAACTATCGGACATGTGTCATAAACAGCTGTTCAAAGTAAGGAAACAGGAGTTTCAAGATAGCTCCAGTGATGTTCCTTTGCTGAGCATCTGTCGAGCCATGATCAAACAATACTGCCACGATGTGAGCAAATCACAAACTTTAGATTGCCTTAAGAGATACAAAGATGAACTCACTTTTGACGATAAGTGCAAAAACATTGTTGTTCGAAGAATGATTGAGCAGAATACAGATTATAGGTTCAATACTGCGTTGCAAAATGCGTGTGGCTCTGACATTGATAAGCATTGTAAAGAG GTATTAATACACGAACGCACTGATAAAGAACTCGAAGGAAAGGTAATTAGATGTTTAAAGATCAGATTTCGGGAATCGAAGCTGACGACTAAATGCGAGCACCAAATGGCTAATATTCTCAGAGAAGCTGCATTAAATTACCATTTAAATCCGTTGTTAGCAACGATGTGTGCGCACGAG ATTGAAACTATATGTCGGTCGGATGAAAGCGAACCTGGTGCCGTCGAAGAGTGTCTTAAAAGCAAATTTAATGCCGGAAATCGAGAAATGAGGGAAGAATGTCGTTTGGAAGTTGCAGATCTGATAGAGCAAACGAAGGCTGATATAAACGTTGATCCATTGTTGCAGAAAGCTTGTGCCGTTGATATTAGCAAATATTGCAGTGCTGTACCTCAAGGCGCGGGAAGAC ATATAATGTGCTTGCAAAATGCGTTGCAAGATAGCAACAAATCTTTGCAACCTGATTGCTACAAGATGTTGACTACGAGAAtggaaatgtttaaaaatgctGCCAAG TTGATTGCGCCAAATACGTTCGAGGAATTATACTCAACGGTGAATCGTTCCCCCGCGCGGCGTTACTTCTTGATCGTTGGTTTCACCATGATCGGACTGATCTTCATCTTTGGTATGTTTTGCGGCCGAGTGACCAGGCGGACGATGATCATGAAGAATAAGTGA